The region accatacgattatgttaggtcagcgcctagtcacagaaaaccatataGCCATTTttcagccaaggagagggctcacaaaagtcagaaatagcgattaaattgatcactaacctttgatgatcttcatcagatggcactcacaggacttcctgttacacaataactgtttttttgttcgataaagttaatctttatgtccaaagaCGTCATTTGAaatttgcgcgttatgttcagaaatgcattgtctcaaacaaacattcggtgaaagtgcagagagccacatcaaattacagaaatactcatcataaacattgatctaagatacaagtgtttaacatACGATTACAGATATACTTCTGCTTaattcaaccgctgtgtcagatttcaaaaaggctttacggcaaaagcacaccatgcgattatgttaggtcagcgcctagccacagaaaaccatacagccattttccagccaaggagaggtgtcacaaaagtcagaaatagcgttaaaatgaatcacttacctttgatgatcttcatctgatggcactcccaggtctccatgttagacMacaaatgttttttttgtttgataaagttaatctttatgtccaaatatcKcctttttgttcacgcgtttagtccAGCTCTTATTATCTCCcctttcatagtagaagcctgaaacaacgttctaaagactgttgacatctagtggaagccttaggaagggcaatctgaccccatagacacagtatattggataggcaatcacttgaaaaactacaaacctcagatttcccacttcctggttggatttttctcaggttttcgcctgccatatgagttctgttatactcacagacattattcaaacagttttcgaaacttcagagtgttttccatccgaatctactaatactacgcatatcctagcctctgggcctgagtagcaggcagtttactctgggcacgcttttcatccagacgtgaaaatactgccccccacACCAGTGaggttaaacagcaatcactaactcagagaggctgctgcctacatacagactcaaatcattggctactttaataaatggatcactagtcactttaaataatgccactttaataatgtttacatatattacattactcatctcctatgtacactaccgttcaaaagtttggggtcacttagaaatgtccttgttttttaaagaaaagcatgttttttgtccattaaaataacatcaaattaatcagaaatacagtgtagacattgttaatgttgtaaatgactattgtagccggaaacggcagatttttWattaaatatctacataggcgtacagaggcccattataagcaaccatcagtactgttttccaatggcacgttgtgttagctaatccaagttcattattttaaaaggctaattgatcattagaaaacccttttgcaattatgttagcacagctgaaaactgttgttctgatgaaagaagcaataaaactggccttctttagRctagttgtgtatctggagcatcagcatttgtgggttcgattacgggctcaaaatggccaaaaacaaagaactttcttctgaaatgcRtcagtcttttcttgttctgagaaattaaggctattccattcgagaaattgccaagaaactgaagatcttgtacaacgctgtgtctttttttaatattcgcatgaaaatatGTCTccaattgaatggaaacctagctatacacacaacaaaatgtgttctATTTAGTACCAGATAGGGGTTCTTTGGCGTGTAACCATAGTGGAaacctttttggtgctatatagaacccttttttgaaggttcaataaagaaccatgctcataaggttctaaatggaacctgcatggtgctataaagaaacctttcctaaggttctattgTATACATTAAATGTATACATTGATGTATACAttaaaaaaggttctatatagcaccaaaaatggttccgctatggttacaacctttttttatggttctttatagagcctttatggagaatggttctataaagaacatTTCTCAATCTGAAAGGTTTTTTGTAGATCCTTTTGAAGAagcacagttttttttaaattcttgtcagccatattatattgttaaaattccacAGGTGTTATTTTGATGATTGGCAAATTGAATCAAGTGAATtacctctggaacagctgggggtccctgaggagagcaTTGGGAACCACTGACTGATTTAGTCGACTGTTCTAAATTGACACAAGGCACTGTCAGTGGCCATAGACATATACTAGGTAATGGTATAACATAACACAGTCTGGATTTTTAAAATAGAAAGACTCCCTTCTGGAGACTTGTGTGCTTTCCTCCGACTAGATGCCTGGATACCTGTACACGATCAGCACAGGGACACACTAGCCTCCAGGACTAAGTTGCCAGTTATAATAACAACGTTTTTAATAAAGATTTCTACAgagatatatataaatgtatgtactgtatgtgtatgtgtataacgAAGAGTATGTATTTATATCAAAGAGCATGTACGTATGTACTGTGTAtgcttgtcaaatcaaatcaaatgttattgYgggtgtagcgaaatgcttgtataacacaaaaataaataaaagaaatactgcaaagttgcttaggagctagaagcagagctgccatgtctacCGGCGCCATCTTGGCCCTAGTCTGCATTTATGCAGGTTTGTTTTAACGTACAGAGAGCAGTGAGTCTTCTTGTAGAACTTCTGTTTCTTTGGTCCAGACACATTTTTTATCCTTCATACAAGGAGGTgacagaaaatgttgttgtgttgtttgatgcaagaaaccactttacaaaataaattgtattattattcccatatcattattacagagaatcagacaaattatgctaccctctgcctattggctacttaggttattcaagcctgtctttaagaccaaaaaaaagctctttacccaACTCGCTTtttaaagatgtctagaaatgtacacgttttgtgatCTTGTAGGAAataatcactcccccattgctgacaacaaatgatctataactgggctaataactcactaactagcaaaggatatgaacaaatgagcacacgtggctacatgcagctctcaaaACAAGCGGATCTACTCAGGACCGCAattgtaaacacagtccagttcaaagtgaatggcacagatcttTTCTTTTGGTGATAATAAATAGTTATGATATTAATACACTTTGTAAAGTATGACTCCctaaagcctgcacaccctgtggGTCTCTAGGACCAGGGATGGAGAACACTGCCTTCCAGTGTCAGATGTATGTATCAACTGTAGGAGAAGCCACTGATATGGAACTAGTAGTGTATACATCATGCCAGCCCTGAACACATGAATCAGGAGTTACTCTGCCACCCAGTGGTTGAGATCAGTAAGATTATCCTCCCATAGGAAACCATTGTAGCTAAGTTTATTAAAGTATCGGTAGACTGGTTTACACCTGGTCAAAAACATCTGAATGTAGCCAAAATATGATCATAATACTGTTTTCTTACCAGGTATAGATGAGGTCACGTACATCAACAGAAAACATGATttactatattgtactgtagatGAGGCAGGCATTTTCACAGAGAAGCTAATGTGACCATTGATAATATAATCCTTCACAGGAAAAACAGAAATGAAGGCCTAAAATTCTATTATGAATTGTACAGAAAACCATGCAGCGCTCAATAGGCACCATTgtggtgggtgtgcgtgtgtgtgtgtgcgtgtgtgtggtgtgtgtgtgtgtgtgtgtgtgtgtgtgtgtgtgtgtgtgtgtgtgtgtgtgtgtgtgtgtgtgtgtgtgtgtgtgtgtgtgtggtggttttggttgtgtgtgtgtggctgtgtgtgtgtgtgtgtgtgtgtgtgtgtgtgtgtgtgtgtgtgtgtgtgtgtgtgtgtgtgagggggaacTACACAGTCATGTCTCTAGGAACTGATTCTAGAACACTGCAGAGTAGGAATTGGAGACCTTTAAGCTGAGGGTAAGTAAACTTAGCCATGTTTTTGGTCGGTTTCCTGTTTTTGGTCAGTTCCTTTCATGTCCTTGAGTTCACCGCCCAGTGAAGTATGTGCCGTGTAGTGATGCGTGTGTGGCTCGCTGATCTTTCCGTATGGCTCTCTTCAGGTGGTGCCAGAACCAGCGCTGGGCAGCCGGACCGGCAGTtgctggccactccagaacacTGCGCCTGCAGAGCCGTCTGCGTAGGTGGAGGATGCGTGAGCGTCGCAGAACCTGGGGCTGCAGCAGCACCAACACCATGGCATCCACACCCTCCTCCACCAGCCGCTGCTGCACCAGCAGAGCGGCCATTTTAACCACACCACGCAACAGGAAGCCCTCTGTCAGCACGAACACCGTTTTCCTGCTCTGCCGCACACTATTGGAAAGGTTATCCATGATAGGCATCCCTGGCATCCAATCACGCTCCTCCAGGCAGAGTGGGCGAACCCTCTCTCCGCGCTCCTCTAGTTCCACCCTAAGGTGGTTCAACACCCAATCAGAGGCCAGCGGGTCTGTAGTGTCATACATGACGAAGGCATCGTAGACACAGTCTGTGTGCTGTAAGAGACATTGGTGCTTCAGCTTGGCCCCACAGTAGTCAAGAATATAGGACAGGTCCCAGTAAAAGAGGTGTGCTGTGAGAGATACCAACAGAACGTGAACGACGAGTAACAACGTGAGGATGCAGAAGGCCATTGCGTTGTCATCCTTCACGCATTCCTCTATGTCATAACTCAGCACAGACCTGCCCCTCCTCTCCATGGGCATGTCRCACGTCACCCCGATGGCCAGCAGAGGGAGCTCCACCTCATTGCTCCTCATCCACAGGTGGAACTCCAACAAGTCACAGGTGCAGTGGAGCGGGTTCCCCTGTAGTGACAGCTGCTGGAGGTGGTTCTCAGCTCCAGATTCAAACGTTGTCTGGTTGATGAGCTCCAGCAGGTTAAAGCTGAGGATCAGCACATACAGGCTCCTGGCGCCCCTGAGGAAACCAGGCGCTAGCTGGGAAATCCTGTTATGGCTCAGGTCCAGCAGCCTCAGTGAACTGTTAAGAGTGGAGAAGGTTAAGGCCACCTGCTCCAGTTGGTTCTTACTCAAGTCCAGCTCCTCCAGATGTGGCAGTTGTGTGAGTGTCGTCCAGTTAAAGTACTCAAGTCTGTTTTTACTCAGAGTCAAGTGTCTCAGGGTCTTGGGGAAGTTGTCGTATACATCAGATGGGATGTGGTGGAGCCGGTTGTATGACAGATCCAGGGACGTCAGGTTATTAAGTTCTCTGAAAAGATTATTAAAATCCAGATCCTCGTTCCACATGATGTCCAGGCGGTTGCCCTGGAAGTTCAATTCTTGCAGGGAGCTGCTTGACATGGTTTTATCAGTGAGGGTGCTGATCTCATTCCAGCTTAAGTTCAGAACCTTCAGAGAACCCAGGTTTTCTAGGAACGCTAAACTGTGGTTTAGCCCTGCCACCAGAAAGTAATGCTTATTATAACTCAAGTCCAACACCTCCAGTGCTGCCAGTTCACTGAATGCATGCTCATAGCGCAGGTAGACTTTATTCTGGGATAGATCCAAGTACTTCAGCTTGGAGAAATGTACAAACTCACTGCCGTTGAACATGTCTCCAATGAAGTTAGATGACAGGTTGAGACAAGCTGTGTTGTTCAGGCCCTGCAGCATATCAGGGTTTATGTGGAAGATGTTGTTTTTGCTGAGGTCAAGCACTGGACCGTACGCAAGACACTCTGGTTTAATGTTAGGCAAATGGCGACGGTAGAATATATCCATGTGTATAAAAGGCCCATACCTGTTTATATCTGGCTCATAGCCCCAGCCATACCCATTCACAGACAAGACATCTGCCCTCTTGGATAGgaaagtcagactgttctctgaGAGGCCAACACTGGATAAATTGTGGAACTTTTCAAAAAGTGAAAGGTCTGCCCAATAGATGAAGTTGGTTCCCAAATTGAGGACGGACAGATTGGCTAAACTGTAAAGTGGTTGCAAGTGATTTTCGTGAAGAGCTGAAAAAACATAGTTTTCTAGGTGTAATGTCTTCAGAGATGCCAGTTTGGAAAAATTCTTTGAGAGTGTCAAGTTGTGGGAATTTTGACCAGCATTATTGTAAGACAAGTCCATCACTTCTACGAAAGGTAGCACAGAGAGGAAGTCCCCATTGGCTATCTCCCCAACCAGACGATTAAATGAGAGGTACAGGTAGCGTAAGTTGGTGAGGTTATCAAACCAGGATGTTTGTAGGTGCTCTAGCGAGTTTCCTGATAGCCTCAGCTCCTGCAGCTGGGAGAGCTTCCTGAAGGCATCTGGGTGGATCTGTAGTGCCCCGTTGGGTGTATTACAGGGAAAGCAGAGGAACGGGGTGTTAGAACACACAGGACAGTTACCCGAAAAGTCTAGAGCGTTCAGATTAGTGAGTGCACTCAGGTCATGCTGGTGAATGTGGGTAATTAGGTTCCGTTCGAGTTTGAGCAGCTGGAGGGATGGGGGGAGGAAATGAGGGATGGCTTTCAGTCTGTTAAAAGACAGTGTCAGGTTTGTTAGGTTAGTGAGGCTGGAGAAAGTGTGGTTTGCAATATCCAGGGTCCCATTACAGACACTCCCTTGGCAGTTGTCACTTAAACGGATTACTTTAATTCGTGGAATATCCCTGAAGTTTTCCGGTGTTACAGTCCTGATGTCATTGTACCTCAAAAACAGAATCTGCAACCCAGACGGAAGGCCCCTCGGCACTGTGCAAAGGCCATTACCGTCAAGGAGCAGTGCTTCCAGCTGATCCAGCATGGAGAATGTTTGGTCCTCTATCTTCAATGGATGTTCCTGGGGGTTGAAGTTATAGCTAAGGTCTAGCAGAGTCAGATTCTGGAGGTTCCAGAACGAGGAGCTGGAGAGTATCTTGATTTGGTTGGAGGACAAGTCGAGCTCTGTGGCATTCCAGCTGATATCGTGGGGTACCTGGAGTAGCTTCCTGTACGAGCAGTCGTAGGCCAGTGAATGGTTGAGAGAGATGACATCACAGGGTAGTTTCCTCTGAGCCCAGGTCCTCCCagagcaggagggggagagacCCAGCAACACTAGGAGTAACAGCAGCCTCTGAAAGGAAGTGTAAAGGGGACACCTGTGGGAACAGGATATGAGTATTTTTAAGGGCTGAAAACAATCTCAGTTCCCTAAAATAAGGGACCGGCKTAACACATAGCTACAGACTACTTAAGATGCAGTATTATGCATTTCAAAGACTGTTGAGAATGTGGAAGAATCCGAACCAAAAAAGAGCGCAGACGGCctcccattatttatattttaaaaaacgaaAATCTGTCTTGACTTCATTTACTGTGTGGTACATTCAATACTATGCTGGGCATTCCTGAGCTACAACAAATCCTACARTCCTGCTTCCCTAACTCTTTTCTAAACATTTTTAAGTTAccaaaagtgttatgaaatgtagtTGGTGTACTGTAGTACTTTGGTTGCCAGAAAATTCACCAGTTCACATTTTCCAAGACTGAACTGTTCCTATGCATCACATCAAAATCACACTGTAGGCAAATAAAACACAATTCAGATTAAGTTTCAGCAGACCGGTTTAAGTTTAAGCAGACCGGTCATGAACCTGCCATTGACCTGTCAAGGGTTAGTCGTGGTGGAGTCAGGGCCCGGAATCCACAAAGCATTGACCAGtgagtcaatctaagtaacataattaaaatatccccttcaaaatctgtcagtttaaacKatctgtttttttgcattggctgTGTCTCAATTcaccacatccgcctatgtcgaCCTTCCACATCWACAGGGGAAAGAGCTAcagtgctgtttgtcagaccaggaaacatcccgaaaatcggtcttctcgctAAACTTCTGCAGCATCTGAACGGTTGAAGTAATGCCAACttttgtctgtagcgtccgaaccgtttgggctacaaactaatatgctCTACTACAgtaccccacaagtgtcacggaacTCAGCTAAAGGTAACCTATACAAATTAATGGAAGgatagaggtagttttgtggcaacaaaaaaaaatggcgttAAATATGAGATTTTATCTCTTAGATAAAGGACAGACACTTTTAtgagttgattttactcctggctcagtAACATGAGTTTGTCTGGGCAGTATCTTAACGTCATGCTTAAATCTACTCTGAGCTGGAAGTTTTTWAAAAtcttaaaacaggttttaacaggattccgtttttttactgtattttttgccatttatcAATGTGTTATTCAATACACACAATGGCTTACACTTGCAATGACCAAGTGCAATGAGGCAGCGCAAGCTGTAAACTCTATAGCTTGTGTCACCTCAGTCGACCATGGTGAATGTGGGTGTACATCAAATGCTgcaatggtaaaacgtttgatATAATTTTCAACTGACCCGAtcactttgcctactcttaattattGCCTAATATGTCGGAATGCaaactttcttttctttttctaccAATTCTGATTGTTATTACAAGCAGAATTTTGGCAATTACCATTATATCAACACACTTGTCACTCCCATTTAACAACTCTAAATGGCTTTGACAGAGTAGGCATCAAGTCACTTGCCAATAATGTTGCATACAACATTTGAAGGTGAACATAAGCCCTACACTCAaaaaattaggggttcaacaagggttcttctaagatcttcaaagttctttgaagaaccttcaGGTTCTTGGCGCTGGAGGTGGAGGAACCTCTtcagttggtgggggttcttgcaggaatctaactgcccaactgaaacatttgaatttgaaaggacagcaggtgcaggcgcttaaatgaaaaatgtaaagatctccttCATTTAAGGTatgtatgatctaaattgatagCCAGgcgatagccaggtgtagcagtggtaaggggttgggactgctgttgggactctgctg is a window of Salvelinus sp. IW2-2015 linkage group LG5, ASM291031v2, whole genome shotgun sequence DNA encoding:
- the LOC111964486 gene encoding toll-like receptor 8, which codes for MLDQLEALLLDGNGLCTVPRGLPSGLQILFLRYNDIRTVTPENFRDIPRIKVIRLSDNCQGSVCNGTLDIANHTFSSLTNLTNLTLSFNRLKAIPHFLPPSLQLLKLERNLITHIHQHDLSALTNLNALDFSGNCPVCSNTPFLCFPCNTPNGALQIHPDAFRKLSQLQELRLSGNSLEHLQTSWFDNLTNLRYLYLSFNRLVGEIANGDFLSVLPFVEVMDLSYNNAGQNSHNLTLSKNFSKLASLKTLHLENYVFSALHENHLQPLYSLANLSVLNLGTNFIYWADLSLFEKFHNLSSVGLSENSLTFLSKRADVLSVNGYGWGYEPDINRYGPFIHMDIFYRRHLPNIKPECLAYGPVLDLSKNNIFHINPDMLQGLNNTACLNLSSNFIGDMFNGSEFVHFSKLKYLDLSQNKVYLRYEHAFSELAALEVLDLSYNKHYFLVAGLNHSLAFLENLGSLKVLNLSWNEISTLTDKTMSSSSLQELNFQGNRLDIMWNEDLDFNNLFRELNNLTSLDLSYNRLHHIPSDVYDNFPKTLRHLTLSKNRLEYFNWTTLTQLPHLEELDLSKNQLEQVALTFSTLNSSLRLLDLSHNRISQLAPGFLRGARSLYVLILSFNLLELINQTTFESGAENHLQQLSLQGNPLHCTCDLLEFHLWMRSNEVELPLLAIGVTCDMPMERRGRSVLSYDIEECVKDDNAMAFCILTLLLVVHVLLVSLTAHLFYWDLSYILDYCGAKLKHQCLLQHTDCVYDAFVMYDTTDPLASDWVLNHLRVELEERGERVRPLCLEERDWMPGMPIMDNLSNSVRQSRKTVFVLTEGFLLRGVVKMAALLVQQRLVEEGVDAMVLVLLQPQVLRRSRILHLRRRLCRRSVLEWPATAGPAAQRWFWHHLKRAIRKDQRATHASLHGTYFTGR